One window of the Lycorma delicatula isolate Av1 chromosome 3, ASM4794821v1, whole genome shotgun sequence genome contains the following:
- the LOC142322055 gene encoding neuronal acetylcholine receptor subunit alpha-5-like: MSKETLLAVFFMFTFFSSVSTQMKECQQESSMINSSILRLKKDLLCGYDKTVRPVIHHLNKTTVYISLTPVYFYMDERFHTLAISCSLGMKWTDEFLKWNPTNYDSLNDFFFESVTIWIPGITTTTNPSKITGSAVEVGVSSKGEAYLLQDQYFRTYCELDHTNWPYDSQTCSLSLRTTSYYWPYLDLQIVKNSEEELKKLYNMKAPWILNSMTSVRHSSQLYQYQDLYAVAVTFSFYLQRHASFYNSAIVTTAIVLPLLVLCIFWMDPRSSSRINLCVIILICHVFYFQQMTASINSGSDSKPKIVTYCEGCVFLAALCLVSTIASQVISELSTGPYVLHQLSSWICSNRYAQFLLLIEVGVKDDSMEGSEDESSLISRNRRFLQQWKVFAVFIDRILFIVYLICYIYLYARYIPG, from the exons ATGTCAAAAGAAACTCTGCTAGCTGTATTCTTTATGTTTACATTCTTTTCTTCAGTta GTACCCAAATGAAAGAATGTCAACAGGAATCTTCTATGATTAATTCCAGCATACTACGactgaaaaaagatttattgtgtGGTTATGATAAAACTGTGAGGCCTGTGATACATcacttaaataaaacaactgtGTACATATCTCTCACTCCAGTATACTTTTACATg GATGAAAGGTTTCACACCCTTGCGATATCTTGTAGTCTAGGCATG AAGTGGACTGATGAATTTCTTAAATGGAATCCAACTAATTACGATAGTTTAAATGACTTCTTTTTTGAGTCTGTAACAATATGGATACCCGGTATTACAACTACAACAAA cCCAAGTAAAATTACTGGGAGTGCTGTTGAAGTGGGAGTGTCTTCTAAAGGAGAAGCATATTTACTACAAGACCAGTATTTTAGAACTTATTGTGAACTAGATCACACAAATTGGCCATATGACTCCCAAACTTGTAGTTTAAGTCTGCGTACAACATCTTATTACTGGCCATACCTTGATCTACAGATTGTTAAAAATAGT gaggAAGAACTAAAGAAATTGTATAACATGAAAGCCCCGTGGATTTTAAATTCAATGACTTCTGTTCGTCATTCTTCACAACTATACCAGTATCAAGATTTATATGCTGTAGCAGTTACATTTAGTTTTTATCTTCAGCGACATGCATCATTCTACAACTCTGCTATAGTTACTACAGcaattg ttttaccGCTACTTGTTCTATGTATATTTTGGATGGATCCACGAAGTAGTTCACGTATAAATCTATGTGTGATTATACTTATTTGTCATGTGTTCTATTTTCAACAAATGACAGCATCAATTAACAGTGGTAGTGATTCAAAACCTAAAATag ttACCTACTGTGAAGGTTGCGTATTTTTAGCTGCATTATGTCTGGTTTCTACTATTGCATCtcaagttattagtgaattatcTACTGGTCCATATGTATTACACCAGCTTTCATCTTGGATTTGTTCAAATCGATATGCACAGTTTCTCTTGCTCATTGAAGTAGGAGTTAAG GATGACTCCATGGAAGGAAGTGAGGATGAATCATCACTTATCAGTAGAAACAGACGATTTCTTCAACAGTGGAAAGTCTTTGCAGTATTTATTGATCGTATATTAttcatagtttatttaatatgttatatatatttatatgctagATACATTCCAggctaa